One genomic segment of Mytilus trossulus isolate FHL-02 chromosome 4, PNRI_Mtr1.1.1.hap1, whole genome shotgun sequence includes these proteins:
- the LOC134714101 gene encoding uncharacterized protein LOC134714101 — protein sequence MKITICLLLAICSAVSAHSSYGSGGGSGGGSGVGWGGGWGSGRGGGWGGGRGGGWGGGRGGGWGGGRGGGWGGRRGGGWGGGWGGRSYVGSGHVYVERQPWWYTYGAGGAGGAGGGGGGGAGGGGGGGVGFGGLGGGFGSGYGSYGSGYGSGYGSYGGGSGSSKGY from the exons ATGAAGATTACAATTTGTCTACTGCTTGCCATCTGTAGCGCAGTCAGTGCCCATTCATCGTATGGTAGTGGAGGTGGATCAGGAGGTGGATCAGGAGTTGGATGGGGAGGTGGATGGGGAAGTGGACGTGGTGGAGGATGGGGAGGTGGACGTGGTGGAGGATGGGGAGGTGGACGTGGTGGTGGATGGGGAGGTGGACGTGGAGGTGGATGGGGAGGTAGACGTGGTGGTGGATGGGGAGGTGGATGGGGAGGAAGATCATACGTAGGATCCGGACATGTTTATGTTGAAAGACAACCTTGGTGGTATACCTATGGCGCTGGAGGCGCTGGAGGCGCTGGTGGAGGTGGAGGTGGAGGCGCTGGAGGAGGTGGAGGTGGAGGCGTTGGATTTGGTGGATTAGGTGGTGGATTCGGTAGTGGATATGGTAGTTACGGAAGTGGCTACGGAAGTGGATATGGTAGTTACGGGGGTGGATCCGGAAGTAGTAAAG GATATTAG